The following proteins are encoded in a genomic region of Montipora foliosa isolate CH-2021 chromosome 8, ASM3666993v2, whole genome shotgun sequence:
- the LOC137967321 gene encoding uncharacterized protein: MKNVTMIICAKNPSILVLILALHVFQFLISNHNVQAEKNCSQTSNATTCDDCIKEGCTYCESTKTCMKFDLVKDILHNKCPAQGWKFKQCLVEGKFILIAIPVVVFVMIVMVCVIICSCCGCKSFCRCCRGCGRCIGNICFYSCCCCCCCERDSSGSPGESHGLLRGVRRPMTQGAARRIQSATAKAFGGLVPKGSFSSRAQSTADRRAYWNVY, from the exons ATGAAAAATGTAACAATGATAATCTGCGCTAAGAATCCTTCGATCTTGGTTTTAATATTGGCACTACATGTTTTTCAATTTCTGATATCGAATCATAATGTTCAAGCTG AAAAAAATTGCAGCCAGACAAGCAATGCGACGACATGTGATGACTGCATCAAAGAGGGA tGCACCTATTGCGAAAGTACGAAAACGTGTATGAAATTTGATTTGGTTAAAGATATTTTACACAACAAATGTCCTGCACAAGGGTGGAAATTTAAGCAGTGTCTAG TTGAAGGAAAGTTTATTCTTATTGCCATACCAGTGGTCGTTTTTGTTATGATTGTAATGGTATGTGTCATCATCTGCTCTTGCTGTGGTTGTAAATCATTTTGCCGATGCTGTCGAGGATGCGGGCGTTGTATAGGAAACATTTGTTTCTACAGctgttgctgctgttgctgcTGCGAGAGGGATTCCTCTGGATCTCCAG GTGAAAGCCATGGACTTTTAAGAGGAGTTCGAAGACCCATGACGCAAGGAGCTGCTCGTCGTATTCAGAGTGCTACTGCTAAGGCATTTGGTGGCCTTGTTCCGAAAGGGAGCTTTTCCTCCCGTGCTCAGTCCACAGCCGACAGACGAGCATACTGGAATGTATATTAG